The Streptomyces pratensis genomic interval CTGGGCGCGCTGGAGGAGACCTCCGGCCGTGACCTGAAGACCTGGTCCAAGGCGTGGCTGGAGACGGCCGGCATCAACATCCTGCGCCCGGAGATCGAGACGGACGAGAACGGTCACGTCACGTCGTTCACCGTCCTCCAGGAGGCGCCCGCGCTCCCCGCCGGGGCAAAGGGCGAGCCCACGCTTCGCCCGCACCGGATCGCCATCGGCTGCTACGACCTCGACGCGGCGGGGAAGCTGGTCCGCACGGACCGGATCGAGCTGGACGTCGACGGCGAGCGCACCACCGTGCCGTTCCCGTCCGGCACGGCGCGCCCGGCCGTCGTCCTGCTCAACGACGACGACCTCTCGTACGCGAAGGTCCGCCTCGACGAGGAGTCGCTGCGGGTCGTCACCGCGCACCTGGGTGACTTCTCCGAGTCCCTGCCGCGCGCCCTGAGCTGGGCCTCGGCCTGGGACATGACGCGCGACGGCGAGCTGGCGACGCGCGACTACCTGGCGCTCGTCCTCTCCGGGATCGGCAAGGAGTCGGACATCGGCGTCGTGCAGTCCCTGCACCGTCAGGTGAAGCTGGCCCTGGACCTCTACGCCGCCCCGGAGTGGCGCGAGGCGGGTCTGAACCAGTGGACCGAGGCGACTCTGGCGCACCTGCGCGCGGCGGAGCCGGCCGGCGACCACCAGCTGGCCTGGGCCCGTGCCTTCGCCGCGACGGCCCGCAGTCCGCTGCACCTCGACGTGCTGCAGTCGCTGCTGGACGGCACGCAGGTGATCGAGGGCCTGGCCGTCGACACGGAGCTGCGCTGGGCGTTCGTACAGCGCCTGGCCGCGACGGGCCTCCTGGACGAGGAGGAGATCGCCGCCGAGTACGAGCGCGACAGGACGGCCGCGGGTGAGCGCCACGCGGCGTCCGCGCGCGCGGCCCAGCCCACCGAGGAGGCGAAGGCCGAGGCATGGGCGTCGGTCGTCGAGTCCGACAAGCTGCCGAACTCCCTCCAGGAGTCGGTCATCGGCGGCTTCGTGCAGACCGACCAGCGTGAGCTGCTGGCTCCCTACACGGAGAAGTTCTTCACGGCCGTGAAGGACGTCTGGGACTCGCGCAGCCACGAGATGGCCCAGCAGATCGCGGTCGGCCTGTACCCGGCCCTCCAGGTCTCGCAGGAGACCCTGGACGCCACGGACGCCTGGCTGGAGTCTGCACAGCCGACCGCCGCGCTGCGCCGGCTGATGTCGGAGTCCAGGGCGGGCGTGGAGCGTGCGCTGAAGGCGCAGGCTGCGGACGCGGCGGCGGCCACCGCGTAACGGCTTCGCGTAACGGCTTCGGCCGCACGGTGAGGGGGCGTCTCCGTCAGGAGGCGCCCCCTTCGCCGTACGGGGCGAAGGGGGCGTCTCCGTCAGGAGGCGCCCCCTTCGCCGTACGGGGCGGCCCCGCGCGTACCGCGACGCGATGCGCCGTCCGGCCCCACCGACGGCTGAGGCTTCCCCGCGGCACCGGCCGCAGGACACCCCCTTGAGACCGCCCGGCGGGCAGGCGCGTGTCGCGCAGCCGTCCGCCGGGCGGGAGCCGGAGTTGCCGGAGCCGGAGTTACGGATCCGGTGTCGCGGGAGCCGGGGTTGCCGGATCCGGCGTCGCGGGAGCCGGCGTCGCGGGAGCCGGCGTCGCGGGAGCCGGGACTACGCGCCCGACTCCTCGTGGCGGCGCGCCAGTTCGGCCGCGCCCGCCTCCGTCAGGGATCCGTGCAGGCGCATCCGGGCCACGCCCCCGTCGGGGAAGGTGTCCAGGCGTACGTGGGTGACCACTGCCTCGGCGTCCAGGACGAAACGGTGCAGGGTGTCGGGCTGGAGCCGGGTGCGGGGGATGATCTCGGACCACTCGCCGGAGTCGCCGTCACGGCCGTGGAGGCTGATCCAGCCGGCCGCGTTGCCCTTGAGGTACGCGGTGTCGATCTCGACAGCGCGCACCGCGCCCTGGGCGGGCAGCCGGAAGCGCACCCAGTCGTTCGTGTCGCGGACCCGGCGGCGCCGGTTCTCCCAGCCGTCGTCCATCTTGCGGGAGGTGCCGGGCAGGATGATCTGGGCCGGCGAGGAGTAGAAGCGGTCCGAGGCGTCCTCGTACATGCCGCCGTTCAGGATCGAGATCAGGTCGATCGTGCCCAGGGCCGCGAGCCAGGCCGGGTCGGGGACGACCTCGCCGTGCACGCGGAGGCGGGCGATGCCGCCGTCGGGGTGCTGGCAGATCCGCAGATGGGTGTAGCGGCGGCCGCCCGTGATCTCGAAGCCGTTGGCGGCGTGTCCGCGTACGGGCGTCGGCGGGACGAGCTCCTCCCACTTCACGTCGTCGGCGAGGAGTTCCTCCGGCCCCGGGGCGCCTTCCAGGGACGTCGCCTGGACGGAGACGCGCTGCGGGTAGTTGCCGCGGAAGTGGGCGGTGTCGACGATGACGCCCCGGATGATCCCGGGGGTGCCCAGCCGGACGATCGCCCAGTCGTGGTCCTCGGGCGCGGGGAACGGGTGGGCCGCGTCCGCGCCCCGGCGGCGGCGGGTCTCCCAGCCGTCCATGATCTTGCCCTTGTGACCGAAGCGCTCGGGGTCGAAGACGGCGGGTTCGCGGATCAGGAGGTTCTCGCGCTCGGCGAAGAACTCGTCGTTGGCCGCGATCACGCCCGCGCCGAGCCGGCGGTCGGCGAGGTCGACGAGCTCGGTGAACGGGAAGTCGCCCGCGCGGTAGTCGGCGTAGGGGTCGCCGCCGCCGTAGGGGGCCGCGTCATTGGCGTGCGGGTCGGTGGACCGGGGCTCCGTCTGCTTCGTTTCGGTGGGCATGCGTCCACTGTGCCGCCGTCGCACCGATCAGGTCCATCGAAAGTTTTCGTACAGTCCATTCAGTTCCGCTTAAGAGATTCGGTGTCCTCAGCGGATGCGGGCCGCCACCTCCTGCAGTGCCGTCAGCACCCGCGCGAGCGCCGGACCGCGTTCCGCGCCCTGCCGCACCGCCGCCACCACGTGGCGGTACGGCCGGTCCGCCTCCAGGGCCCTCATCACCACGCCGTCGCGAGGCCGGTCGGAGGCGGAGACCATCCGGGGGATCAGGGCCACACCCATGCCCGCCCTCACCATGGCGAGGATCGCCGTCCAGCCGGCGGCGCTGTGGGCCTGCTCGGGAACGAAGCCTGCGGCCTCGCAGGCGGCGGTGGTGATCTCCGACCACGGGCCGGACCCGCCGAAGATCCAGGGCTCCAGGGAGAGGTCCGAGAGCCGCAGGGCCGGTGCCCCGGCGTGGCGGTGGCCGACGGGCAGCGCCACGTCCAGCGGGTCGGCCAGGAGGGGCAGCAGGGTGAAGCGGGGGTCCCGGGCCGTCGGGGCGTGCGCGGCGAGGGAGAGCGCGAGGTCCACCTCACCTGCCGACAGCAGCTCGTAGGCCTCTGCCGCTTCCGCCTCCCGTACGCGGACCTGCGGACCGGGCCTGTCCGCGGTCTCCAGGAGCCGCACCGCCGGTACGACGAGGGCGGGCACGGCGGTCGAGAAGGCGCCGACCCGGACCTGCCCCGCCTCGCCCCGCAGATAGCCGGTCAGCTCGGCGTCGGCCCGCTCGAGCTGGGCGAACACGACCTCCGCGTGGCGCAGCACGAGATGCGCGGCGTCGGTGAGCCGGACGCGTCGGCCCTGCGCCTCCAGGAGCGGCACCCCCAGCTGCCCGGCAAGGTTGCTGAGCTGCTGCGAGACGGCCGACGGGGTCATGCGCAGGGCTTCGGCGGTGGCGGTGACCGTGCCGCGGTCGCGCAGGGTGCGTAGGATGCGGAGCTTCTTGACGTCCCACTCGGTCATGGCCGAAACCTACCGGGAGCCCGGACATGCCGGTGCGCCGCGCGGTACTCCGTACCGGCGGCGCACTCGGGCGAACCAGGACACCTCGACCGGATCAGGCCGGTTCAGGGATGCCCCTGCGAGCCGACGAGATCCGAAGGGGCCTAGGCCTGCTTCTTGGACTTGTCGAGGACCATGACGAGTGCCGCGATCGCCAGGAACAGCACGATCGGTGCCACGACATAGAGACCGAGGGTCTCCATCACGTTCAGGCCCGGGCCCGGGTCGTCACCGTCGTCGCGGGTGAGCGCGAGCGCCGGGGACGACATGAGCAGCATCATCAGCGTCGTACCGGCCGCGACGGCGCCGGCGCGCATAGCGTTCTTCTTGTCCACGGTGCCAACGTAGCGAACGCCTACGACGGCCGCGCGCCCGGGGGTGCCGTACGGGCCCCGGAGCCCTCCGCGAGGACGGCCATCAGCCTGTGCAGCCGGGGCGACGCGGTGATCTCCTCCAGGGTGACCGGATGACCTTCCGCATCGGCGATCGGGAGGCGCCAGTTGGGGTACTGGTCCCAGGTCCCGGGGATGTTCTGCGGACGGCGGTCGCCCACGGTGTCCGGGAGCCAGACCCCGGCCATCCTGGCCGGGGTGCGCAGCAGGAAGCGGTGGACGGCCCGGACGGCCGCCTCCTCGTCGCCGTCGCCCTCGGGAAGCAGCCGGAGGCGGGCCAGGTAGGCCAGCCAGTCGGCGGTGTCGGCGGCGTCGTCGGCCGACTCCTGCTCCAGGTCCCGGGTGAGCAGCCCCAGCCGGTGGCGGAGCGCCACGTGCTCGCCCGTCAGCCGGGCCGCCGTCGACGGCAGGTCATGGGTGGTCGCCGTGGCCACGCTGTCCCGGCGCCAGTCCTCGGGGGCGAGCGGGCGCCCGGTGCCGCCCCAGTCGCGCTCGAACCAGAGCACGGAGGTGCCGAGCACCCCGCGCCGGGCGAGCGCCTCGCGCACTCCGGGCTCGACGGTGCCGAGGTCCTCCCCTATGACGACGGCACCGGCCCGGTGCGCTTCCAGGACGAGTACGGCGAGCATCGCCTCGGCGTCCTGGGCGACGTACGCGCCCTCGGTGGGCGAACTCCCCTCGGGCACCCACCAGAGCCGGAAGAGCCCCATCACGTGGTCGATGCGAAGCGCCCCGGCGTGGGCGAGGAGGCCGCGCAGGAGATTGCGGTAGGGCGCGTAACCGGACGCCGCGAGGGCGTCGGGACGCCAGGGGGGCAGCCCCCAGTCCTGGCCGTGGGCGTTGAAGGCGTCGGGGGGCGCGCCGACGGACATGCCCTGCGCGAAGGCGTCCTGCTGGGCCCAGGTGTCGGCGCCGTCCGGGTGGACCCCGACGGCGAGGTCGTGGACGATCCCGACCGGCATCCCGGACTCCCTGGCGGCCCTCTGAGCGGTGGCGAGCTGGGTGTCCGTGAGCCAGGCGAGCCGGCAGTGGAAGTCGACCCGGTCCATCAGGTCGGTGCGGGCACGGACGCTCTGCGGGGAGCGGGGGTCACGCAGCCCGTCGGGCCAGGCGCGCCAGCAGGGGCCGTGCACCTCGGCCAGGGCACACCACAGGGCGTGGTCCTCCAGGGCCTGCCCCTGCTCCGCGAGGAAGTCGCAGTAGGCGGCGCGGCGGCCGGGGGTCAGGGGGACCTCGTGGACGATCTCCAGGGCCTGCTTCTTGAGCCCCCAGACGGCGTCCCTGTCGATCAGCGCACCCTTGTTCAGCACCGCCTCGCGCAGTGCCGCGGCTTGCTGCCGCAGGTCGTCCAGGGCCGCCCTGCCGGGCTCGGCGACGTGGCCGCACTCCGGGATCGACTCGATGTGCAGGTGGACGGGGTCGGGGAAGCGGCGCGAGGACGGGCGGTACGGGGAAGGGTCGGTCGGCGCGCCGGGTACGGCGGCGTGCAGCGGGTTGACCTGGACGAAACCGCTGCCCAGGGTCCGTCCCGCCCAGGCGGCGAGGTCGGCCAGGTCCGCTAGGTCGCCCATGCCCCAGGAGCGGGCGGACAGCATCGAGTAGAGCTGGACGAGGAATCCGTGCGTGCGACCGGGCGGCTGGGGTACGCGGTCCGGAGCGACGACGAGCGTGGCGGCGGCGCGGCGGTGGTCAGGGGTACGGACCGTCAGCCGGTGCACGCCCAGAGGTGGTTCGGTCCACCAGGAGGGCGTCACCGGCGCGTCCCCCGCCGGGGCCGGGGCGGGCAGCACGCGCATACGCAGGGGCTGATGCGCGCCGGTGGTTCCCGGTTCGGGGTCGACCGTGAGCAGCGCGCCCGGCGGCAGCCCCACGAGCGCGGCCGGCAGCGGCTCCCCCGACCAGGTGACCACCGTCGGTGGGAGCAGTCGGGAGGCCGCTGCCGATTCCGCCGCGGCAAGTGAACTCCGTACGTCCTCGGGCGTAGCGGCGTCGACGCCCAGCGCGGCGAGCACGGCCGTGACCGTGTCGTCGGGGACGGACACTGTGACGTCCGCGGACGGGGAGAAGGAGGTGGCGACGCCGTGCAGTGCGGCGAGCCGGGACAAGCCCATTCAGACTCCTGGGGACTCCATGCCCCCTGCGGTGCCGGGTGCTGTCGGCTCGCTGGTCAGAGGGGCGACGGCGGCGAGCGGAGGCTCGCTCGTGAGAGGTGTGGCGTCTGCGAGCGGAGGCTCGCTGGTGAGCGGGGGCTCGCTGAGGAGCGGAGCGCTGTCGGCGAACACGGGTTCGCCGACGAGGTGGGAGACATCGGCGAGCGGAAGCTCGCTGATCATCGGAGGGGAGGTGAAGGTCGGGGACGTCTTGGCTGCCGGCGGATCGGAGTCCATGGGGTTCGGTACCTGTTTGGAGAGGGCGGAGAGCAGAAGCTGCGCGGAAGCGGGCATGTTGGCCTCCTGGCCGTGGACAACAGGACACAGCAGGCCTACCCAGAGGACACCGGAGCAGACGTGGACGTGACATAGGCGTTATGACAACGAGCCCAACGTGCCGTGGGTCACACTCCGTTCCCCCGGGCGTCGGGTATGGGCTGTTTTCAGCCACTCGGCGACCCTTCCCCGAGCGCCCACGCGCCACGCCGCGCAACACATCGGGCATATCCGTCAAAGCGGCCACGCGCATTGACACCCCCGCGCCCGGGTGGTGGGCTCGGACGTCACTGCCGGGGCGAGGTCTGACAGAGGGAGTACGGCGTGCAGCTCGGGCGCAGGAGGCATGTGACGGCCGTCGCCGTCGCTGTGATCGGCGGGCTGCTGAGCTCCTTCGCGCCGGCCGCCGTCGCGGCCCCCGTCGCGCCGGACGGCCCTGCCGCGACCACACCGGACCGCGCCGGAGACGCGCAGCTGCCGTCCGTCTGGCCCCGGCCGCAGTCCGTCAAGGCGTCCGGACAGGCCGTCACCCTGGGGACCGAGGTCACCCTCCTCGCGGACGCGGGAGCCGATCCGTACGCCGTGGAGTCGCTCAGGACCCTCCTGCGTGACGCGGGTGTGCGCACGGTGCACGAGGCCCTGCCCGGCAAGGGCCCGGTGGTCCGGCTCGGGGGCACGGAAGCGGGCAGGGCGCTGCGGGCCCTGCGCGCACCCGAGCGCGCCGACCTGCCGTCCGGGGGCTACCGGCTCGCCGTGGGCAGGGCCGGGGGCCGGCCCACGGTCGCCCTGGACGGCGTCGGTGAGGACGGCCTGTTCCACGGGGTGCAGACCCTGCGCCAGCTGGTCGAGGGCGGCACCGTCGCCGGAGCCGTGGTCCGCGACTGGCCGGGTACCGCCGTACGCGGGATGGCCGAGGGCTTCTACGGGCAGCCCTGGACCACCGAGGAGCGGCTCGCCCAGCTCGGCTTCATGGGACGCACGAAGCAGAACCGCTACCTCTACGCGGCCGGCGACGACCCCTACCGGCAGGCCCGGTGGCGCGAGCCCTACCCGGCCGGCGAGCGCGCCGACTTCCGCGCGCTGGCGGAGAGGGCACGGGCCGAGCACGTGACGCTCGGCTGGGCCGTCTCGCCCGGTCAGGCGATGTGCATGGCCTCCGAGGCCGACGTGCGGGCACTGACCCGCAAGATCGACGCGATGTGGGCACTGGGGGTGCGGGTCTTCCAGCTGCAGTTCCAGAACGTCAGCTACAGCGAATGGCACTGCGAACAGGACGCGGAGACGTACGGCAGCGGCCCCGAGGCGGCGGCCAGGGCGCAGGCCCGGGTGGCGAGCGCGGTCGCCCGGCACCTCGCGGACCGGCACCCGGAGGCGGAGCCGCTCTCGGTGATGCCGACCGAGTTCTACCAGGACGGCACCACCGAGTACCGAACGGCGCTCGCCGCGGCGCTGGACCACCGGGTGCAGGTGGCCTGGACCGGCGTCGGGGTCGTACCGAGGACGATCACCGGGCGGGAGCTGGCAGACGCCCGGACGGCCTTCCGGCGCCCCCTGGTCACCATGGACAACTACCCGGTCAACGACTACGCGCAGGACCGCATCTTCCTGGGCCCGTACACCGGCCGGGACCCCGCGGTGGCCAGTGGGTCGGCGGCGCTGCTCGCCAACGCCATGGAGCAGCCCTCGGCGTCCCGCATCCCCCTGTTCACCGCCGCCGACTTCGCGTGGAACCCGAGGGGATACCGGCCGCAGGAGTCCTGGCAGGCGGCCATGGACGATCTGGCGGACGGCGACAGCACCGCCCGGGCGGCCCTGGAGGCCCTGGCCGGCAACAGCGCCACCTCGCTGCTGGGCGGGAACGAGTCCGCTTACCTCCGGCCGCTGCTGACCGCCTTCTGGACGTCACGTTCGGCCGCGCGCACATCCGGCACGGCGGCCGGCGACAAGGCGGCACGTGAGCTGCGCGCCGCCTTCGGGGTCATGCGGCAGGCCCCCGAGCGGCTCAAGGCCACCGCGGGCGGCCTGCTCCAGGGCGAGGTGCGGCCGTGGACCGGACAGCTGGCCCGGTACGGCGAGGCGGGCGAGCTCGCCGTCGATCTGCTGTCGGCGCAGGCGCGCGGCGACGGGGCGGCGGCCTGGAAGGCCCAGCTGGCGCTGGAGTCACTGCGCGAGAAGATCGGGTCGAGCACGGCCACGGTCGGCGACGGCGTCCTGGATCCTTTCCTGGACCGGGTCGCCGAGGAGGCGGTCGCCTGGAACGGCGCCGACCGCGACGCGGGAACCACGAGCCGGGACGCGCACAGCTACACCCTCCGGCTCGACCGCGCCCGTCCGCTGGAAGCAGTCACCGCGCTGACCCGGCCGGGCGACGTGCCGGCGGACTCGGTCCTCGAGGCCCACGTCCCGGGCGAGGGATGGCGCGCCCTCGGCCCCCTGTCGGAGGCGGGCTGGACCCACACGACGGTGAAGGGCCTGCGGGCGGACGCGCTGCGCGTCACCACGCCGTCCGCCCGCCCGGTCCTCGTCGACCCCCTCGCCCCCGGGGTCGCGGGCACTCCCCCGGCCCCGGACTCCCCCGACGTGCGGGCGCTCGTCCCGTGGTTCGGCGACGAGCCGGCGGCCCGGCTCGCCCTCGTCCGCGACCGGACGGACGCCGTGATCGGCGGCGGTACGCAGCGGGTCGAGGCACGGCTGGCCGGCGGACGGCCCGGCGAGGTGAAGGGGACGCTCACGGCGAAGGCGCCCAAGGGCATCAAGGTGAAGCTGCCGGAGCAGGCGACGGTGACACGCGGCTCGCACACCGACGTCCCCGTGGACATCACGGTGCCGGACGGCACCCCGGCCGGTGAGTACGAGGTTCCGCTGCGCTTCGGGGGCGAGGAGAGCACGCTGACCGTCCGGGCCTTCCCGCGCACGGCGGGACCCGATCTGCTGCGTACGGCCGAGGCATCCTCGTCCGGCGACGAGACCCCGGACTTCCCCGCGGCGGCGGCCTCCGACGGCGACCCGGAGACCCGCTGGTCGTCGCCCGTCGAGGACGGCGCCTGGTGGCAGGCCGAGCTGCCGGGGCCCGTGCGCCTGGGCCAGGTCGTGCTGCGGTGGCAGGACGCCTACGCCTCCCGCTACCGCGTGCAGGTCTCCTCGGACGGCCGTACCTGGCGTACGGCGGCCACGGTGCGGGACGGCGGAGGCGGGCGCGAGTCGGTCCGGATGGACGCGAAGGACACCCGCTTCATCAGAATCCAGGGCGACGGCCGGGCCACCGAGTACGGGTACTCGCTCTTCTCGGTCGAGGCCTACGCCGTCGCCGGGGAGGACCAGGGCGCCCCCTGAGGGCCCGAGGACGCCGAAGGCCCGGTTCCTCAGGCGGAAACGCCGTCGATCCGGGCCATCACGTCGTCCGCGCCGAACGGCTGCAAGTACGGCAGCCAGCGCGGGTCCCGGTGTCCTGTCCCGATGATCCGCCAGGCGAGACCGCTGGGCGGCGCAGGCTGGTGGCGCAGCCTCCACCCCAGCTCGGGGAGGTGGCGGTCCGCCTTGACGTGGTTGCAGCGGCGGCAGGCGGCCACCACGTTGTCCCAGGCGTGCTGCCCGCCGCGGCTGCGCGGGATGACGTGGTCGACGCTGGTCGCGGCGGCCCCGCAGTACATGCAGCGACCGCCGTCCCTCGCGAAGAGGGCCCGGCGGGTGAGTGGAACGGGCCCCCGGTAGGGGACCCGTACGAACCGCTTGAGGCGTACGACGCTGGGCGCCGGCACGGCACGGGTGGCACTGTGCATGAAGGCGCCGGACTCCTCGAGGCAGATGGCCTTGTTCTCGAGGACGAGGACGAGTGCGCGGCGGAGAGGTACGACGCCGAGCGGCTCGTACGAAGCGTTGAGAACCAGGACGTGCGGCACGTGGATGCCTCCTTGTACGCCGGCGACGCGTGGCTCGCGCCGGGACGATCCGATCTCAGTCTCTCCTCATGCCTGGTCCGAGCGCCACCACGTGCGGGTAACGGGCCGAAAGGATTTTCCTCACCGGCCGGGCGCCCGTAGCCCCGGACGCACCGGATCAGGTGCTCCGGCAGGGCGGCCGGCTCCGGTGTGGGATCGGCCACATCCGGTGGGTCCCCGGGTGAGACGTGTCTCTCCCTCGTCGGCGGCAACGATCCACACCCCCTGCTTCGTTACTGTGGTTGGTCTGCTGTCGCCCCACCTGGAGGTCCCCGTCGTGTCCCTGTCCGCCCTCCTGGCCGCGGCCCCGTCACCGGGCGCCGCCGGCTCGCTGGACGAAGCCGCCGAGCGGGCGGGGAACGCCGCAGGCTGGGTCGAGGAGAACTGGTCCACCTGGCTGAACACCGGTCTGCGCATCATCCTCATCGCCACCATCGCGATCGTGCTGCGCTACCTGATCCGGCGTGCCCTGACCAACCTCATCGACCGGATGAACCGCAGCGCCCAGGCGGTGGAGGGCACGGCCCTCGGCGGCCTGCTGGTCAACGCGGAACGCCGCCGCCAGCGCTCCGAAGCCATCGGTTCCGTACTCCGCTCCGTCACGTCGTTCCTGATCCTCGGCACCGCCGCCCTGATGATCCTCGGCGCCTTCCAGATCAACCTGGCCCCCCTGCTGGCCTCCGCGGGGGTCGCCGGTGTGGCACTCGGCTTCGGCGCGCGCAACCTGGTCACCGACTTCCTGTCCGGCGTCTTCATGATCCTCGAGGACCAGTACGGCGTCGGCGACACGGTCGACGCGGGTGTGGCCTCCGGCGAGGTCATCGAGGTGGGCCTGCGGGTCACCAAGCTGCGCGGCGACAACGGCGAGATCTGGTACGTCCGCAACGGCGAGGTGAAGCGGATCGGCAACCTCAGCCAGGGCTGGTCCACGGCCGGGGTCGACGTCACGGTCCGCCCGACGGAGGACCTGGACATGGTCCGCAAGGCGATCGCCGAGGCGGGCGAGACCATGACCAAGGAAGAGCCGTGGTCGGAGCGTCTGTGGGGACCGGTGGAGATCCTCGGCCTCGACGCGGTGCTGCTCGACTCCATGACCGTACGGGTCACGGCGAAGACCATGCCGGGCAAGTCCCTGGGCGTCGAGCGCGAGCTGCGCTGGCGCATCAAGCAGACCCTGGACGCGGCCGGCATACGGATGATCGGCCCCCTTCCCCTCCAGGCCGAAGGGGAGCCCACCGCGGACCCCACGGCGGCCATGGCGGCCCCGTCGGCGTACGCCTCGGCGACGTCACCGCAGTCGCTTGCGGCGACCCCGATACCGCCGCCGAATCTGTCGAAGTAGGCCGGCCGCACACAGCGCCCCCGCAGGTAACGCTTTTGGTTGCCTCGGGGGCGCTTCCCATTGACGGCTCCGCGACACCGCCATACGTTCCTCACCGATAGGAAAGTTTCCTAACAGAAGGCGGGTGCGTCGCTCATGGCCGGAACCACACCGGGTACCCCCCGCGTACTGCGCGCCATGAACGACAGGGCGGCGCTCGATCTCCTGGTCACCCAGGGGCCTCTCACCCGCACACGCATAGGTGAGCTGACCGGGCTCTCCAAGCCCACCGCCTCACAGCTGCTGGCGCGCCTGGAGGACGCGGGCCTGGTG includes:
- a CDS encoding mechanosensitive ion channel family protein, with the protein product MSLSALLAAAPSPGAAGSLDEAAERAGNAAGWVEENWSTWLNTGLRIILIATIAIVLRYLIRRALTNLIDRMNRSAQAVEGTALGGLLVNAERRRQRSEAIGSVLRSVTSFLILGTAALMILGAFQINLAPLLASAGVAGVALGFGARNLVTDFLSGVFMILEDQYGVGDTVDAGVASGEVIEVGLRVTKLRGDNGEIWYVRNGEVKRIGNLSQGWSTAGVDVTVRPTEDLDMVRKAIAEAGETMTKEEPWSERLWGPVEILGLDAVLLDSMTVRVTAKTMPGKSLGVERELRWRIKQTLDAAGIRMIGPLPLQAEGEPTADPTAAMAAPSAYASATSPQSLAATPIPPPNLSK